In Melitaea cinxia chromosome 21, ilMelCinx1.1, whole genome shotgun sequence, the sequence tttttggcgcgaacttgtggatgtctatgtccagcagtggaatgcaataggctggaatgatgatgatgatgatgatgatgatgatatttaatCACCCATTTTGTTCAACAGGACGATGGAATCATGGAAATATTAAAAGACACCAATTTATGTAAGTACAATGTAAATTACCGTGTATATaccgtataaatataaaacttttattttttactatctgTGACcacgatttcgtccgcgtggaatagtgacgttggacagtattttttaaccgagttccaaaaaaggaggaggttctcaattcgactgtattttttttgtatgtatgttacatcagaacttttgaccgggtggaccgatttcgacaatttttttttaatcgagagGTGGTGTGtgaattggtcccatttaaatttatttgagatctaacaaatacttttcgagttatatctaataatacgtttttacttgacgcttttttcgtcgacctacgttgtattataccgcataactttctactggatgtaccgattttgataattctttttttgttggaaaggtgatatccctagtttggtactatggaTACTATGTACTactaaaccaggatctgatgatgggatcccagagatatcgagggaaactcgaaaatctgcaataactttttactgggtgtaccgattttgataatttttaatttaaccgaaagctgatgtttatcatgtggtcacatataaatttcgtcgagatctgataactactttttgagtaatctttgataacgcgtagttacttgactattttttcgtcgatctacgttgtattactcgtcgatgtaattgaagtcggtttttttttcgtttgcgagcgaacacaatttttttgtcacatttgtttctttgtattaaaattatttgtgtctTTAAATTATAACTGTTGAACGATACTTTGTAATATCATCATTTTACACTTATCTAATTGACGTAATTGTCATTGTGATTTtttgctcatattttttttctctgcaCTATTCTATCTTTTGAACCAGTTCCAGTGGAAGCTTTGCTGGCTTATGttcaagttttaattattttttatatttaatggaatgtgatttaaatgtattaCACTACTGATTGTtgcctaaataaaaataaaattaatataatttgctGTAAGCAACATTTGTAAGAATTCCTAAGgtagtatttttattgaaagatGCTACACGTTTGTCACATCGAACATGATGATGAGAtgcattttttttgttcaagAACTTTTCAATTTCTTACATTTGGTTTTCTACAGGTTAATTGACTGCAATGATTACCACTGCAGCACatttcatttgaaataaaagtatgATTTCAGGCTTTAAAAGTTGTTAATTTCTacgaagaaaatatataaaaaatttagaacACTGCCTGAAGAAGcgttcttaaaataaatttgacatTCTTTTGATACAAATGgtgttatgaaattttaattagctGTCTTATCTTGATGTTATCATTTTTATCGAGAGATTTACAAAtagcttttaattaattaataattaataaagtcatattttaaacatttgagttatatctacaaaaacacattttaaccgacttctagaaaaggaggaggttctcatttcgattgttcttttttaaagtcagaactttttactgagttgactgatttcgatgatccTTTTCTTAATCAAAAAGTGGTGCTTGtgatgtggtcccatttaactTTAATCGAGATTAAGTAATGGAGCAAGATATTTTCTGATGTGATGATAATATCGCGCGTAATCGTCTGGTCTGGTCTTAAAAAGCTCTAGCAGATTGTCATCCGTTGTATCGGATATACCAGGTGTCCCAGAACTGGTCCATTAAACAGCAGTTAATTTTTGCATTCAGTAGGATTTACTTAGATCTCATGGGTTCCTGCACTTCCgctttaaaatacacttttCAGAAGTAACGATGCGATTCAAAATCCCCTTATTATTATGACGGTAGGATACAGTGTGTCGGCCGAGTAGTacagcaccaccccctttcttcctgtgggggtcgtaaaaggtgaccgagggataaacctggttcaaaatcatcagggtcctggagaagaaaaactttatttgacagtgtctgtctgacattgtctaaatcgtctgcaatagacggactaaggccaatgatgaggATACGTAATTATCGTCGCCTTTTGAGACTTTCACTCATTTGGGTGTCATGTGTATGTGGTTAACGctatatttccaaaaaaatataactaacactttaaaaaaattaatctatgaATAGATTTTCTTGCAAACAaagagttttaattttaacaaaattaattaaagcgATCTTTGTtcatttaagtaataatatttatcatttactcATCAAAGTAAATGTTACATTATAATCTCCCTTGTTGCTGTTCCTTGTTTGTgttgtattgtttgttatgTACACCAAACAAGCTACATCATACATTTTGAAGTTAATTTTTCGATTACTGATAAAACTTTCCATTTTGTAGAAGAAAAAACCGATCTGTCGGATCGATAtggaaaaaaattacacactgCCGTTGTGTTAAGACTCCGTATACAAAAtcgtttgaaaatttaatatcgGATTAGGTTACGGGAGTCGGATTGTTACAATTAAGGAGCTCTTATAGAGATATCATCCCTTTTTAATACTATGAAGTGGAAGTGGACATAGACATTTTAacatgacatgacatgacatgTGGACATAGACAGTAGAATTTTGAATAGAGCACATCAGGAAATATAATTAGAACCTCAACCCTACAGAAGAGGACTGCTTAATAATATTGATCTAATGTTTTATtcttgtggtgaataaggtagccagagctcctgagaaGGATCGGTGATAGGGTCAGAAACTTACTTGTAATACTCCTactgttacaggcgtctataagctacggtataggcttactatcaggtggacCGTGCTCTTCTTTACCGACCAAGTTGTATACAAAGAAATCTGTACTCATATTAATGTAATCATCAGCTTCGCGTGAGGAGTGCGCCCGTGCCGCAGCAGTACTGCGCTGGACATTGAAGCAGGCTCATCGCTGTGGCTGTAGCGGCGTCCAGCTTGCTCGGGATCTCTTAGTCCTGGGGGTGCCTCGAGCGCACGCGTCTGCGCTCGCCGACGCTGCGGAGTCCGGACGGGAGGCGTATGAGGCACAGATTAAAAATACTGGATTTATGAGTAAGGAGGTTTTAATCGTGAATTTAATTGTATAGATTTTTGTCTCGTCGGATAATAATATTACCTTATCAAACACGAAATCTAGATATAGTTTCTTATTCATTAAAGtaggtaaatttattattgatttaattatttttaattcgtacgatttatttttgtgtcacccacacattaggaaattctaaacaattttttaatatcatatcaaaaatcgaccgttccagcgggaatcgaacctgcatctccgacttaccgtgccGAGAcagcgccacggtcgcttagaccgaatataaaatcatcatatcaaaaatttcgatctagcgagtacatcgttccatagcttaattgactaaagcaccgacacggtcagagatgcgggttcgatctccgctggaacgatcgatttttgatatattaaaaaattgttaattatttttgttttttttttttattacttcatccttttgcacacctacaaacattATACAGATGTAAGTACGTCCTTGGCTTGGCTCTCAAAGAATGCTATTAACACCATAATCGCCCTATATGCAATTGGTGTAATAATGTCttcttgaataaaaaataacaaccaCTCTGATGTACTAGTGatcacctaaaacaccgacggtttgcgggttcgattcccgcttgggattgatatttgtatttgtacaaatatttctttgcggtttggatgtctgtccttgtgggtttgcctaccgtgcctcgaagagcccattaagccgtcggtcccggttgttatcatgtacacctgatagcgatcgttactcatagtatccctacattatatatatccgccaacccgcagtgaagcaacgtggtggattaagctccaatccttgtcctacatggagagagaggcctatgcccaatagtgatgttacaggctaaatgcgaataaaaaataaataaaggaataactataataataactcagaaaagtaaataaataaatatataattcttataATGGTTCCAACATATTAAATACTTGTAAATACCATATTTTGCAAACTAAGTCAATTTTATCTTAGactatgaaattttttttttatcgaaataaagTATCTGAACCGTGCTTAATAAAACATTAGGTTTCTATAAAGAAATTCCAAAGAAATTTTTACAATTACCGTTTAATATtgtgtaaatttaaaacttatattaaaacCAACAAAGCGTAAGTCTGACTCGCAGATCAAGGGTTTCGTAACATTGTACAATAATACACTATATACCTAATTGTTAGCTTCGATAAATAAACGTTGAAAAAGTTTCACCCCTTGTATGGCTCCCTTTGGgttttaacttcattttttttaactgtcgATCAAATGTATTTCACACAAGCTAAGGCTGAAGTTCTGAGGATCCGTGCTATATAACGGTTGGAACactcttgttttttaaattcgacATCCCTATAATTTGATTATGTAagtttttattctaaatgtttcattgtgtaataaatataatctaattataagatccgaactagacatattatatcattatcttctttagtatgttgggttgtctggaagaaatggctaattagccataagttcacccattgtacttcacagtctgtaactatctttatctGTATCTGTAAATATCTTTGCTTTATCTGTTATATATTTgttgtgtataataaaattttaaaaaaataaaaaaaataaagataaatcgcgaaagagttggctggaaaattcctgACCAgactatattatacttattcgACAACCGCCATTCAAACCAGGCTTTTAGCAAGCAACCCTGTGTCATCGTATTtgcaatgaaacagcgctcattttgatgtaagatttatttattaaacatttaggTGAAAGTAGCTAGAACAATATATATGAACATACCTGTTCATACCTACCCAATAGATGTGCCAGGAAAATATTAGACAGCCTaacgtttgcattttctacaggcacaggcttcatactgtgtgtaggtattaaatttattctttaaattcgTATGtgcgtttttaaataaaaatatatttttcaatttgaattaaATGTAGCTTGACCAGGAATTTTTTTCCGCTCTCGACAGAcatattggccatataaatgtttgtcgtggtctgggcgtttgtgcttatgtattgtgAGTTTCCGGACCCCGGAAATAGGATAAAACCCTACTGGGTAACTTTGAGTGAGAGGCGTTGATTTATTTTCATGCATTAAGCATAATGGTTGAAGTTCGAAAcgaaataacttaaaaacaatacaaactattataacaaaattgaacTATATAGTAACTGTTCAGTGCAGAGCTTGTGTTCTATTGTCTTTTATCTGGACCTTATCCTACTTGAGGCAATTAAGACTGAGGTGTTTATGATATTTGAAAGTGTGCTTAAAAATACACACTATTTTAAGTCCTCCTTTTCAGCATTGCTTaactatattttgaaaattaaaaaaaaaactttcgttttCAGTCAATAAACTAACAGACGTAACAGCAGCACCGGGCCCGGAAGGTACAGTAGACACGATTAAGCTTACTCTGCACATTGATGAAGTAT encodes:
- the LOC123664064 gene encoding COMM domain-containing protein 4; this encodes MKFKFCSDGDCPLWALAALHALSSLPIPIFRNLLQHVVEEHPDDGIMEILKDTNLSSREECARAAAVLRWTLKQAHRCGCSGVQLARDLLVLGVPRAHASALADAAESGREAYEAQIKNTGFMINKLTDVTAAPGPEGTVDTIKLTLHIDEVFTGEQKTDELIIDKSQAKVLLEEMKKALKRMEEIDI